The sequence AAGCTCTTAATTATCTAGCAATCGACGGTAATTTAAAAAATAGTGATGATCCGGAGACTTACCTAAAAAACAGCGCTTCATCTCTCAACACCTTTTTTGATTCTTTAAATAATGAGGCTGATGCGCTCTTTTATATTGAACCTGATGGCACACCTTTATACGCCTTTCATTGGGATTCTGAGAAAAAACAAGTCTTGATTACAGATACTGAAACGATTCGTCCCTTTATCAATCATGATTTGTCCCTAAAACAACTACTGGATAAGCCAACTGCTCAAAATGGTGATTCGTATTTTATCGATAAAAAAGCTTATGTTAATTTTTATCAAGAAATTAGAACCTCATCTGGCGCCATTGATGGTTATTTGATTTTACCATTGAATTTAGAAGCCTTTTATAAAAATTTTCTACAAGATTTTGAATTGGACTATAAAGGCTACCCAATGATCAAGGATCGCTCGATGACGGTGGTTATGCATCCTGTCCCACAGCAAGTTGGCTTAGACATTATCAATGGACGAGAAAAACTATATCCTGATTTTGACTATTCTGATTTAAAACGCTTAGAAAAATATCAGCTAAACCACGATTCAGGAAAACTGACTTATAAATCTTATTGGTGGGATGAAGATATTCCAACAGAAGTTTTAAAAATAAGTGCTTTTGAATGGATCGATGTTGGTCTTGCTCATTGGGTTGTTGCAATCAATGCGGATTATAATGAACGAAATGATGATATCATCAATTTTGTAATCGTTTTGTCTTTCCTTTTAGTTTTATTATTACTTTTAATTATTATTTGCTCGTTGTTTATTCATAATTTCAGAAAAAAAGAAACAATCGAAGCAGAAAACCGACAACTAATTGAAAAACAAAAACAGCAAAAAATGCAGCATCAGTTAGAATTAGAACTCTATCAACGAAATAAAATGGAAACTGTCGGTCTTCTCACAACTTCCATTGTCCATGATATGAACAATTTCTTAACGCCAATTATCGGCAATACCCAATTATTATTGGAAGAACATAGCGACGATCCTATATTAGAAGCAGATTTAGAAGAGATCCTCCATTCTGCCCAAAAAGGAAAACAACTATCATCAAATGTCCTACGCTTTTCTAAACCTCAAAAAAGCGTTCAGGAGTGGATAGATATTTCTGCCGCTATTGGCGTTGCGACTCACTTGATTGGAGAAATTATTCCAAAAAAAGTTCAATTATCTCTGTCTATTCAGGAAAATCTTGGCACCACAAAATTAGAAGAAACTGATTTACAGAATTTAATTTATAACCTGATCACAAATGCCTATCAAGCTACAAAAGAAAATTCCAATAAACAGCAAAAAATTACTGTAACTGTCTCACCTGCTTCAAAGGAAATAACTGAACTGTTGCAAAAAAGCAGGCATCAAATGAGTCAGATCAATCGTTTTGTTACCTTGGAAATCTCTGATAATGGTCCAGGAATCCCTACTGAGTTAAAGGAAAAAATATTTGAACCATTTTTTACCACAAAATCTGCCGACGAAGGTACTGGTCTTGGCTTGTTCGCAGTAACCTCGATTGTTGCAAAATATGAATGGCACCTTTCATTAGAGTCAAAAGAAGGTATCGGAACAAGCTTCTTTATCACGTTTCCAGTTCGTTCTTGTGAATAATTAAAAAATAAACATTCTTTATTTTAATAAAAGTGAAGAATGTTTATTTTTTTTCCTCTTTCTAAGCTTAATAAAACAGACTTTATAGTATTTTTTTCCCTCATTTTTCGTTATACTAATATAGAAATCATTTATTGAAGGAGTTCTATTATGGGGAATTATTTTAGTATTATCATTGGTATCATTTATCTTATTGGTGTATTTATTATTCCAAAATGGCGCCAAAAAAAGGTTAATCAAGATTGGAAATTTTTTGAACTACTTTGGTTTTCGATTTGCTTTATCATTTATGTTATTTTTTTAGAAGTACAGCTTCATACTTATTATTTTTTGATCCCATCAAGTTTTCTCCTGATTTTTCTTTTTAGTTATTTTAAAGAGAAACGTAGGTTAGCCAACGGATTATTGTTTAATTTATTTCTCATCGTAGGTATGACTTACTTGGGCTCTTTGCTTGTTAGAACAATGAATCCTTTATTGATCGTTTTAGCAGGAATTACAAGCGTTTTTTTGTTGCTGCTACTATTAATTGGACTTTACGCTTTGCTTGTTTTCTTGTATTGGAATGCAATTGTCGTGATGCGCAAAGAAGGACACTCTTTAGCAAACTTATTGACATTACTTTTAGCGATTGGTTTGACAGTCTTTCTGATATTTAATTACTATTCAGATAAAGTTTTACCGCAATGGGCTTCTCTACTATTTGGAATCTTACCGTTATCTATGTTTTATTTTTCTATTGTTTTCTATAATTTTTTAACGATTTCGATCATTTATCAATTCAACCAACCTAAATATAATAAAGATTTTATTATTGTTCTAGGTTCTGGTTTGATCGATGGAAAAACGGTTCCGCCTCTTTTAGGCAAACGGATCGAAAAAGCGATTCAATTTTATAAAGCGCAGTCCAATGCTACTTTGAATCCGCCAAAAATTCTGATGTCTGGCGGTAAAGGCGATGACGAACATATCGCAGAAAGCCTTGCAATGAAAAATTATGCCCTTGAAAAAGGGATTCCCGAAGAAGATATTTTAGTTGAAACAAATTCTAAAAATACGCTAGAGAATATGAAATTTTCAAAAGAAATCATGGAACAAGATTTTGGTGGTACAGATTTCCGAGCACTTTTCACAACCAATAATTTTCATTTATTCCGTGCTGGTCTTTTTGCAAAAATGGCGAACCTAAAAGCCGATGGTATCGGAGCTCGAACAGCCTTCTACTTTCTGCCGAATGCCTTTTTAAGAGAATTTATTGCTATCGTGATGATGCATAAGCGCCGTCATTTGATTGTTTGTGGTCTAATTGCGGTAATGATGATCCTATTCGCATTAGCCGAATTCTTTCTTGTCACTAGCCGTTAAAAACTGAAAAATCATCTAACTTTAGCACCGTATATAAAGTTAGATGGTTTTCTTTAGTATAACTGAACATGGCGAATTTCATCGTAACCGATCTTATGCCCTCCAACATAAATGCCCAATTCATCATGACCTTGAATCATGCCAATAATATCTGCTCCATAATTTCCTTCACAATCTAGTTCTTCTTTTTGAATCATCACTTCAACTTGATTTTGAAAAGCCTGAGCTAATACTTCATCGATTTCTGACCAGCTCATTTGTATTTTCTTTTTAGCAGGCTGTATTTTTTTCTCTTGTTCAATAATTGCGGTATGTTCAGATAAATAAAATCCTGCCCACTTTTTCATTTTTCGATCTTGATACTGTTCAAAATAATAATCTCGCTCTTTACTCATTGCAAGCCCTCCATTCCCCCTGCATGCCCGCCGACTAGTGATGCTCTTGAAATTGCTGTACCGCCAGATGAGACTGAACTGGCGTGAACCAACGAAACATAGCCAAAACGTTGCCGAATTTCGTCGATTAACTGGTCTAATTTCAGTTCTTTCATTTGCTCATCTGGTTCATGAAATAAATCCAATTGTACATAAGTATTGTAATTCAGTTTGGAATACGTAATCCCAATATGTCGTACTTCTTCTCCGTGCCAATGTTGTCTAAAGATCGTCAAACAGTATTCAATCAACAACTTGCTACTGTTTGTTAATGGCACTTTCATTTGTCTTGAAAAACCAGAACCGCCCGACTTACCTGCTTTAGAAAATCCCACAGACAAATGAACACATTCTGTCTGACAATTGGCTTTTCTAAGGCGCGCTGCTACTTGTTCCGCCATTTCTCTGATTACAACTTCGATCTCATCTTGTCTCAGATAATCCCGCATCAATATCTGAGAATTGTTATAGGAGCGTTCTTCTGGTATGTATTTTTCAGATAAGCGGCTGCGGTCAATACCATGCGCATGTGCATATAGCTGTTCACCAATGATTCCTAAATTTCTTTTAAGAGTATTTAAATCTGCATGGGCTAAATCATATACAGAACGAATTCCTAGGTTATTTAAACGTTTGGCTAACCGGTGACCAATTCCCCACATCTCCGTCATTGATTCAATTGCCCAGACTTTTTCAGGAACATTTTCATAATGCCACTCAGCTAACCGCTCATTATTGTGTTTTGCTTCGATATCCATCGCTAATTTGGCTAGCAAAGGATTATCACCAATTCCGATCGTGATCGCTAGACCTGTTTCTTTTTTGATTCTTTGTTGAATGATTTTAGCTAACGCTCTGGGTGTTTCTCCGAACAATTTCCAACTGGCAGTTACGTCTAAAAAAGATTCATCGATCGAATAAATATGTAAATCTTCTTCTGCAACATATTCTTTATAGATTGCATTGATTTTCATGTTTTCTTTGATATATTCATTCATCCGAGGCGGCACGATCTCTAACTCTGGATGATCCGGCACATCATATTTTCGTGTCACATTGGTGATTCCCAGCACTTCTTTCGCTTTTGGTGAAGAGGCTAAAACGAGGCCGCCAGTATTTTCAGCGTGACTCATCACAACGAGCATTTTTTCAAGTGGATCGTAGCCTCTAGCCACACATTCAACTGATGCATAAAAGGATTTCACGTCAATACAAAAAAGCACTCTTCTAGGTTCTTTTTCATAATCAAAAATCATAACTATCCTCTCCTTATTCTATTCCATAACCAATTATACGAACGTACGTTCCTTTTGTAAAGGGGAACAACTTTTTAAGTTTTAAAAATAGATAAATAAAAAAGAGCATATGCAATTATCAGTTTTTTTCTGATACTTGCATATGCTCTCTTAGTATTCAATACAGCTTCAACATAATGTCTTCATTACTGCAGCTTCTGATAGTTGTCCTATAAATAGTTCTTTTGAAGAAAAAGTATACATCTTATTGAAGTCCATTTCTTCACAAATAAAATAGTCCCCTTTCTCCTTTGATTTCAATAATCTTAACGATTTTCTTTGTACCCTTATAGTCTTCATAGTCTTCTCTTTTTTTCCAACTACAAGTTTATTATATAAATAGTTATCATCTGAATACCAATACAACTCAGAAACCATAACTAGTTTAAGTTTTGTCGTTGCCCAAGTATGATAGTTATTTGTTATCAACGATTTAACTTGTAGTAACTTGATCAAAAAGACTAATGAAAGAAAGATTAGAGTTCCAGTAAAGATATTTGATACTATATCTTTCTATCCAAATACAAAATAATATAGATTGAATAATAATATTGATAACAGTAAGCAACTAGTGAATTTCCAAATCAATTTATTAATAAACAATAATAATTTTCTTTTTACGATTGGTTCATATAGTAATATATCGTCTATTAAAATTTTTCTTTGTGATTCAAAATCCATATACAACAGCCCCTTTTAATTTAAACTTATACAATCAATATTCCGAACAAGTAACTTCCAACACTAAGTTTAAATACAATTTTTATCTCTTTCGTCTTTATTTCATACATTTGTAAATTCATTTAGACTACAAAAAGAACAGCCCACTCTCATTTGCAATTTTTTCGTATCTCTTTTTATCTTCTTCATTCTGAAAAACTAACGGTAAACTGATGTCATAATTTGTTTTTATAATTAAAGGAACAGTATTAAAATATAAACTACTCCACAAACATTCTCTTAAAAAACCTTTAAAAAACATAGTTAATAGATTAAGATCATCTATTAAATAAATGGTATTTTTACTAGTCTTTAGAATCTCAATTTGATTTAACAAGATATATTTATCTATTTGATCTAAGTATTTCTCTTGGTTTATCAGAAACTCCATTAAGGTTTGATTATTTTCAAAAGTTCCAAGATCGATGTAGCATTTTTCTTTATTTAATTCAAAAACTTTTTTTATAAAACAAAGAAATTTAGTTTCTTGATTTAGTTTGAAGTAGTCATTTGAAAGCAAATTTAACCGAGGATCTTCATTGGTCATCGGCTTATTAAAAATATCTAGTGCAACTTTTATATACATTTTTTTCGCTATGCTAAACAGCTCATCATAATTTTCAGATTGAGTATATAGATTCCATAATTTGCTATCAATACTCACAATATCACTATTGATTGGTTTAATTATTGGAATACTACCATCTTCAAGTCTAATCTCTAAATTTATTTCCTTTTTCATCATAAGTGACTTCTCCCTTTTCTTTTCAAAACCTCTTTTGTTTTTAGGCCTTTCTTAGGAACTTCCGCCACGATTTGTTCCATTATTCTGGATTTTCAAACTCTATTTTTCAATTAAAAATCAGCTAGATTTACTCAAGATTTTTTCTTACTTCAGTAATGGTCTTTTTGTGTATTATATTCTCTGTAGTATCATTTTTTTTGTTTAAAATAAAATAGATAGAGTCTTTATCTATATTTAAACTTACTACTAATCTAATGTTGGATCAGCAGCAAACCAAGTAAAAATAGATTCCTCTTCTGGATTTCCCATGTTGAGCCAAGCTATATAAAATATTATTTCCTTAATATTAGTCTCTTTATTGAGGGTTAAGTCCATTCCATTATCCAAATAGAAATAATCAACACCAGTAATATCCCCTACCGTTCCTATACTCAATTTTAAATTACCTTTAAAAAAACTTATTAATGACAAATTTTCTCCGGATTCAATTTCACTTTTTATCACTTCATTTTCATCAATATCTACGATGAACTTTACATTTTCAAAATTTTGAGTAAGTTTCAATGTAATACTGATTCGTTTATCAACTGAATAATTTTTACTATTAACTTTTAGTGATTTATAGCTATATTTCTTTTCTATATTATTTTCAAATAATCGAATATTTCCTAATGGGGTTTTCAACATAAAAACTGTCCTCCTACTATTTTAGCGGCATATATGTCTCAGTATTTTTATAGGAAAAGTAGAATAAAGAAATATCTTTGACTCTCTAATCTACTCATAACTATTCCTTTCAACATTGCATTCTTTAATAATTGAAATTAGTCTTCACTATTATACTTTTCTAAATCACAAGCGAATGGATAATATTTTTTTAAACTTTCAATGATTTTGTCATTCTTACTTATTACAATAAGTGTATTCCCATCCCATTCTACTATCTCAAACTCTGCCAGAGGATTTTGCAAAGTCAACGGTACTTCCCAAAATCCTTTATACCCATTTGCAAATGGTAATGGATAAGTTAGCACTTCTTCCTTTTTAATATTTTTTTCAAAAGCAGAAAATACTCCCCAAATCCAATAACCATCATCCTTACTTATTAATTCAGAAAGTTTTTCTCCCTTTATCCATGTATATGATTCATTGAAAAAAGGTGTATCATTTTGTGATACAAACTCGCTATTTGTAATTAACCAGTTATATTCATTTTCTATATTTCCTATTGCTTTGAAAACATCAGATAATCGAGAAAAATTTTCTTCGTGTTTAAAAACAACTATTCCTTTCATCATTTATCAATATACTCTTTCAGACTTTCTGTGTGAAGAAATTTTTGTTGAATATCTGTAATGATTTTTTTATTTTTGCTTATGGCTAAAAATAAACTACTATCCCAAGAAACTAATTCAACTTCTGCTAACGGATGTTGGATATTTGTCTCATGTGACCAAAAACCGATATATCCATTTGCATAGGGTAAGTTATTTTCAAGAATTTTTTTCTTTGAAATATTTTTTGGAAACCCAGAAAATACTCCCCAAATAAACTGAATATCATTATTTTCTACTATTCTCATCAAGTTTTCGTTGTCTAACCAAATATAATCTTCATTTGGTTTGATCAAATCGTCCGGATAATAGTTACATTCATAATCAGTAATAAGCCAATTATACTGATTATCTTTTTTAATCGCTTCAAATATATATTTCATATTTGTAAAATAACCGCAAGGAAATTCTTTTACTACAATTGCTTCTATCATTTTCTCACACCATCTTTCCAAGTATGTTCATGAGGTACTTCTGGATGTCTTGTTGGATTTCCATGGTCATCATAATCGATATCTTGTCGTAATTGCCTTGTAGGAAATTTCTTTTTATGTTTAATTTCCTTTTATGAGATTTCCATTCAATCCTACAAGTTTATGTCTTTGTTTAAATTACAATTTTTTATGTATACAGTCAGAGTAAACTATAATTGCTGTAGTTACTCTGACTTTTGTAATCTCTTTATTACAGACTAGAAACCAAATTTATTTAAGTATATTCAATAAATTTATTGATTTCCTTTTAAAAAATATTTCTGTTCGTTCAATTAAATCATTGTAGGGATTACCTGTTACTACCAATTCTTTATAACTTTAAATAATTTTGCTACATAC is a genomic window of Enterococcus haemoperoxidus ATCC BAA-382 containing:
- a CDS encoding sensor histidine kinase: MKRTNRIVNIMIAAMIVFIVVSVFFAIRGFSIIRKTTTASGQDFLLQSTEYVGKVIQLSMKNRHQALNYLAIDGNLKNSDDPETYLKNSASSLNTFFDSLNNEADALFYIEPDGTPLYAFHWDSEKKQVLITDTETIRPFINHDLSLKQLLDKPTAQNGDSYFIDKKAYVNFYQEIRTSSGAIDGYLILPLNLEAFYKNFLQDFELDYKGYPMIKDRSMTVVMHPVPQQVGLDIINGREKLYPDFDYSDLKRLEKYQLNHDSGKLTYKSYWWDEDIPTEVLKISAFEWIDVGLAHWVVAINADYNERNDDIINFVIVLSFLLVLLLLLIIICSLFIHNFRKKETIEAENRQLIEKQKQQKMQHQLELELYQRNKMETVGLLTTSIVHDMNNFLTPIIGNTQLLLEEHSDDPILEADLEEILHSAQKGKQLSSNVLRFSKPQKSVQEWIDISAAIGVATHLIGEIIPKKVQLSLSIQENLGTTKLEETDLQNLIYNLITNAYQATKENSNKQQKITVTVSPASKEITELLQKSRHQMSQINRFVTLEISDNGPGIPTELKEKIFEPFFTTKSADEGTGLGLFAVTSIVAKYEWHLSLESKEGIGTSFFITFPVRSCE
- a CDS encoding YdcF family protein, which codes for MGNYFSIIIGIIYLIGVFIIPKWRQKKVNQDWKFFELLWFSICFIIYVIFLEVQLHTYYFLIPSSFLLIFLFSYFKEKRRLANGLLFNLFLIVGMTYLGSLLVRTMNPLLIVLAGITSVFLLLLLLIGLYALLVFLYWNAIVVMRKEGHSLANLLTLLLAIGLTVFLIFNYYSDKVLPQWASLLFGILPLSMFYFSIVFYNFLTISIIYQFNQPKYNKDFIIVLGSGLIDGKTVPPLLGKRIEKAIQFYKAQSNATLNPPKILMSGGKGDDEHIAESLAMKNYALEKGIPEEDILVETNSKNTLENMKFSKEIMEQDFGGTDFRALFTTNNFHLFRAGLFAKMANLKADGIGARTAFYFLPNAFLREFIAIVMMHKRRHLIVCGLIAVMMILFALAEFFLVTSR
- a CDS encoding Y-family DNA polymerase, whose product is MIFDYEKEPRRVLFCIDVKSFYASVECVARGYDPLEKMLVVMSHAENTGGLVLASSPKAKEVLGITNVTRKYDVPDHPELEIVPPRMNEYIKENMKINAIYKEYVAEEDLHIYSIDESFLDVTASWKLFGETPRALAKIIQQRIKKETGLAITIGIGDNPLLAKLAMDIEAKHNNERLAEWHYENVPEKVWAIESMTEMWGIGHRLAKRLNNLGIRSVYDLAHADLNTLKRNLGIIGEQLYAHAHGIDRSRLSEKYIPEERSYNNSQILMRDYLRQDEIEVVIREMAEQVAARLRKANCQTECVHLSVGFSKAGKSGGSGFSRQMKVPLTNSSKLLIEYCLTIFRQHWHGEEVRHIGITYSKLNYNTYVQLDLFHEPDEQMKELKLDQLIDEIRQRFGYVSLVHASSVSSGGTAISRASLVGGHAGGMEGLQ
- a CDS encoding DUF2691 family protein: MMKGIVVFKHEENFSRLSDVFKAIGNIENEYNWLITNSEFVSQNDTPFFNESYTWIKGEKLSELISKDDGYWIWGVFSAFEKNIKKEEVLTYPLPFANGYKGFWEVPLTLQNPLAEFEIVEWDGNTLIVISKNDKIIESLKKYYPFACDLEKYNSED